Proteins from a single region of Dictyostelium discoideum AX4 chromosome 5 chromosome, whole genome shotgun sequence:
- the psiC gene encoding PA14 domain-containing protein, with protein MKILILSFFLILGINLVFCQSSISLSATIYDQSPARNPDFEIPNAPNAVVKNMVLSTLGADKTPTYCCGDNGVYYNGQFDIHSQSTFDSWFHEIEGISYAVPYELVLIESKDEPGIYVYTSSSFFPIDGKGFDNKTLYPDEITYNGHNYHFCMKIHSSFTYHGGEYFTFAGDDDVWVYFDNNLLIDLGGLHTSASETVYLDNLGLTIGQSFPFDFFYCERHTYESNLNIITNLNLTCIEYDACGVCLGKNDTCCFVNKCETINRCLEADCNEGTNFQCDYHIKNCSDGDICSTDGCDIGFGCINLPINCDDGNYCTKDYCDPTYGCLHIETANCTECLETGCITVLPCFPVTCDSLNSSHCVASAMNCSDNDPCTSTECVNGECTYEWICGSEDSSSGVVDSSSGVVDSSSDVIDSSDIIIDSSSDIPIPTLSPSPQPSRFPTDTPTNTPMPPTRPPTPTEDPKIYEDPEDLDKDCLHCKDLGCILTGKSCGYLKNEKYEKSNCKENCCSHTPTCF; from the exons atgaaaattttaatattatcatttttcttaattttagGAATAAATTTAGTATTTTGTCAAAGTTCTATTTCTTTAAGTGCCACTATTTATGATCAAag TCCTGCACGTAATC ctgATTTCGAAATACCAAATGCTCCAAATGCTGTAGTTAAGAATATGGTTCTAAGTACTTTAGGTGCTGATAAAACTCCAACCTATTGTTGTGGTGATAATGGTGTTTATTATAATGGTCAATTTGATATTCATAGCCAATCCACATTTGATTCCTGGTTCCATGAAATTGAAGGTATCAGTTATGCCGTTCCATACGaattagttttaattgaatcgaAAGACGAACCAGGAATTTATGTATATACCTCTAGTTCTTTCTTCCCAATtg ATGGTAAAggttttgataataaaacattATACCCAGATGAAATCACCTATAATGGTCACAACTACCATTTTTGTATGAAAATTCATAGTAGTTTTACCTATCATGGTGGTGAATAT ttCACATTCgctggtgatgatgatgtatg ggTATACTTTGATAATAACCTTTTAATAGATTTAGGTGGTTTACATACAAGTGCATCTGAAACAGTTTACTTAGATAACCTAGGTCTCACTATTGGACAATCATTCccatttgatttcttttactg TGAAAGACATACATATGAatctaatttaaatattattacaaacTTGAATTTAACATGTATTGAATATGACGCATGTGGAGTTTGTCttg gTAAAAATGATACGTGTTGCTTTGTAAATAAATGTGAAACCATTAATAGATGTTTAGAAGCTGACTGTAATGAAGGAACCAATTTCCAATGTGATTACCATATAAAGAATTGTAGTGATGGTGATATTT GTTCAACTGATGGTTGTGATATTGGTTTTGGATGT ATTAATTTACCTATAAACTGTGATGATGGAAATTATTGTACTAAAGATTATTGTGATCCAACATATGG atgtTTACATATCGAAACTGCAAATTGCACTGAATGTTTAGAAACAGGTTGT ATAACTGTTCTCCCATGTTTCCCAGTAACATGTGACAGTTTAAATAGTAGCCAC tgTGTTGCTAGTGCTATGAATTGCTCAGATAACGATCCATGTACATCAACAGAATGCGTTAATGGAGAATGTACATATGAGTGGATTTGTGGATCAGAAGATTCATCATCTGGTGTTGTAGATTCATCATCTGGTGTTGTAGATTCATCATCTGATGTTATTGATTCTtcagatattattattgattcttCATCCGATATCCCAATACCAACACTATCACCTTCCCCTCAACCATCACGTTTCCCAACTGATACACCAACTAATACACCAATGCCACCAACCCGTCCTCCAACTCCAACTGAAGATCCAAAGATCTATGAAGATCCAGAAGATTTAGATAAAGATTGTTTACATTGTAAAGATTTAGGTTGCATACTAACTGGTAAAAGTTGTGGTTacttaaaaaatgaaaaatacgaaaaatcaaattgtaAAGAGAATTGTTGTTCACATACTCCAacttgtttttaa